In the genome of Mastomys coucha isolate ucsf_1 unplaced genomic scaffold, UCSF_Mcou_1 pScaffold21, whole genome shotgun sequence, the window GCGGCCGCGGGGGACCGCACGCCAAGGTACGCGCGACACCGCGCGGTAGGCGCTCACGCCCCCTCGCCCCGAGCTGCCCGCCCGCCGTCCACCGAGGTCAGGCCCGGCCCGCGAGACTCTGGTCAGATCCAGCCGCTCGCTACCGGGAGGCCGGCCCTCCGCCCCCGCCCCGCGACTCACTTGCACGCGAGTCGTGGCAGCGGCCGGAATTCTTTTCCACGCGCCGAGCCCCACGCCGCGGAAAGAAACCGGGGCAGGGCGGCGTGCGGGCTCTGCGTCCCGATCCCGCTCTCCCGTCCGCTTGCCAGGCTCCGGGGACGAGCAGCCCGCCCGAACCGGCCCTCCCTGCTCCCGTCCAGCCGGCAGCCCGCCGCCGCTGCTCCGGCCGCCGCCGAGCTGGCGAGAAGGCTTCTGACTTGGAGCCTCGGGCTGCCGAGCATGCCCAGTCCGCGGCAGAGCCGGGTCGGCTTCCCGCGCGACGCTGGTCCGTTCCTCCGGGTGTTCCCGGCGGCCGGGGGGCGGGGACCGCGGACGCTCGGCCGGGGACCCAGCTGAGTCCCGCAGGACTGCTTGTCCTGGGGTGTGCTGGGGTTGGggactggggggcggggggagggggcgTCCTTTTCGTTTCTAGAAACGG includes:
- the LOC116101444 gene encoding uncharacterized protein LOC116101444 — its product is MAHLIVESSRSSATDLGAAGSIAGRQFTACKRLDCSDGLIVLVISILTLKAGISPVGGPRELGLLPIPQLAAFQPARSTSERCPLTPPPSSPPKLAGEPRRRPAPSEPGSRPPESSPAPTPTSGRGGPHAKVRATPRGRRSRPLAPSCPPAVHRGQARPARLWSDPAARYREAGPPPPPRDSLARESWQRPEFFSTRRAPRRGKKPGQGGVRALRPDPALPSACQAPGTSSPPEPALPAPVQPAARRRCSGRRRAGEKASDLEPRAAEHAQSAAEPGRLPARRWSVPPGVPGGRGAGTADARPGTQLSPAGLLVLGCAGVGDWGAGGGGVLFVSRNGNWRCGPSPYQQREEGRAQMVGFILRDQKPN